The genome window GCGTGGCCGTCACCGGCAGCGCTGCGGCTACCGTGTACGCGGCGGCGAGATCGATCTTGGCCTGCAGCGCGACCGCGTCGGCCCTGTGGATCGTCCCGCTCACCGTCCCGGGCGGGAATCCCGTCACGGCGGCCGCCGGGCTGATGCCGAGGTCTCCCGTGATGGTGGTCAGCCCGGTATTTGTCACCGCCGGGGTGCCGGCCAGGACCGCGAAGGGCGCTGCCGTTCCAAGGCCGATCGGCGGCGGACCTGCCGCAATTGCGATCTGTCCGACGGCAAGCATGCTGGTCGCGAGGGCGACCGCGATGCCAGCCGGGAGCCTTAGCCTGGGATTGCGAATTCGTGCCTTCATCGTGCCTACCTCGAATCAGCGAACTGCCCCACCCTTCGTGGCAGGAGGCAGTCTACTCCCGCCGCCGTGCACTGGACCGACGGGCCGATCACGCCAACGGTGCGGAGCGATTCATCCCCTCAGCCATCGGCCAGCACTCGATAAAGGTCGCCGTCACTGATGTCGACGAGGTAGATCTCCCCATCCTCTCCCTCCCCGAACGCGGAGATTCGGAGCCCCGTGTCGGCCAGGGGCATGGCGGTCAGACCCTCCGCGGGGAGGGTGAAGACGGTGCCGGAGCAGTAGTCTGCAAACAGGTAGCTCCCCTGCATCACCGGCTGACGCGTGCCGCGATACACGTAGCCACCAGTGACCGAGCACCCTCTGTCGTGCCCGTACTCGGCGATCGGCCCGACCCCGCTGACCCCTTTGCAGTCCCGGAAGCAGTGCGATCCTTCGTAGATATTCCAACCGTAGTTCTCGCCTCCCGCAGAATCGGCGGGCTGGCGGTCGATCTCTTCCCATGCGTTCTGGCCCACGTCGCCGATGTACAGGTCGCCCGTGGCGCGGTCGAAGCTGAAGCGCCAGGGATTCCGCAGGCCGTAGGCCCAGATCTCGGACAGCCCCGCACCCGGGTCGACGCCGCCGGGCGCGTAGGGGTTGGTGTCGGGGATTGAGTATTGCTGCGTGGGTGCCGGCGCGGCGTCGACGTCGATGCGCAGGATCTTGCCGAGCAGCGTCTGCCGGTTCTGCCCGTTCCCAA of Chloroflexota bacterium contains these proteins:
- a CDS encoding PQQ-dependent sugar dehydrogenase gives rise to the protein MPSLGPLEGIRLEPIASGLIDPIGITNAGDGSGRLFVNQRGGRIRVVNPDGTVRGVDFVDLSDRVRAGGERGLLGVAFHPDFAANGRLFVHYSRGGDGATVISELAASTDRGAASAASERILLTQDQPFANHNGGEIAFGPDGYLYIGLGDGGSGGDPFGNGQNRQTLLGKILRIDVDAAPAPTQQYSIPDTNPYAPGGVDPGAGLSEIWAYGLRNPWRFSFDRATGDLYIGDVGQNAWEEIDRQPADSAGGENYGWNIYEGSHCFRDCKGVSGVGPIAEYGHDRGCSVTGGYVYRGTRQPVMQGSYLFADYCSGTVFTLPAEGLTAMPLADTGLRISAFGEGEDGEIYLVDISDGDLYRVLADG